The DNA window GGAcggggaaaaagagagaatacTAAGTGGTTCAAAGGCAACCACCCTGCACCTGGCACCAGTTTGATGCCCAGGCAGTGTCTGAAGAACAGCACCATTGGGAAGATGCCCAGAGCTTTATGGTTGAGCGTGGTGTCATATGTGTCAAGGGCAGTGGTGGTGTCACAAaccctggagggatttcaaagaTTGCAAAGGTGACACCTGGAGACAAGGTTTAGGGTTGAGCTTGGCAGagctgggttaatggttggactcctTGATCTCCAAGGTCTTTTCATACCTAAATGATTCTCTGATACTGTAAGACATGGAATAGTCCTTTGGTCAACTGAGCTCATCTGTCATGGCTGTGTCATTTCCAGCTGCTTGTCCCCCCCTGGCCTCCACTGCAGGGGATGCAGAGTGAGAAAGAGAGATGGTCTTGATGATGAGCAAGCCTTAAGCAGCAATAGCTCAGGCTTTGGTGTGTTCTCTGCACTGCTTTAGTCACACAGTTGAACACAGAGAATGATATTGACTGCTCTGGAGACAGTGACCTCCATCCTAGCCAGAGAAAGTACAGCCtggtttccctctccctctcctctccctcttctcctctcccctcctctcctcctttctctttacCTCTCTTTTCCCACAAGAAAGTCTCTGTTTCGCAAAGGCATTTTGGCTGCATCCAAGTAGTTACAGTTAAAGGCTTCTCTTGTTTTTATGGACAATGTGTGCCAGGAGGCAGGACCTCTGACAGAATAGAAAGCCCTCTCACCAAATCACGAAAATTTGAAATTATAAGGTGTTCGACTAAAGTATAGAAAAACATGATAAACAAATAACAGTTTTACTAAAACAGagaacaaagcagaacaaaacaacaCCCAAATAATAACAGAGAAAATGTCATCCAAAAATTCCTCTCCCCCTGCACTGCGGAGGCACCACACGGTCCTTGTGTGGCTGGGACATCACAATGCCAGCGTGCCATGGTCAAGTCGCGGCTGCGCAAGCGATAAATGATGGCAGCGATGGCCACGTGGAAGTGGCGACTTGGAGCAGAGATGGTGTGAGTCCAGCCGCTGTCCTGCTGCATTGAGGCAGCAGCAGTCAGAAGACAGCACTGGCAAGGAACTCCAGGTGTTAAGAaatggcagggagagggggaaacACTGCCATGAGGAGTGCAGGACCTGTGCCAAAGAATGGATGGCTGGCAGCGAAAGTGCAGGGCAGGCTCCAGGTGGAGACGGCGTGGGTACAGCTGGCACTGTCCAGCAGTGAGGTGGCAGCGGTCAGAAGGTGAGGATGGGAGTCAGGAACCTTCTGGATTCCATttcaggagagagagagagcaaacCAGAACTACCagcctcttttttcccccctcagttCCCCCACCATTTTCATTTCAGGAGTTCGGCCTCCTCCGCTGCCTGCCCCCATCCCCCATGGCCAGTGCCCCAGCAGTGGCCATGCACACCTCTATCACAGCCCACCACCCCACACCCCAACCCTGGCATATGCCTTCAAGACCACATGCTGGCATGGaaaaattcaacaaaaaaatctaaaacaCGAAAAGGTTCCATGTCCAGCTGGGAACCAGCAATGACTGGTGTTGTTCAGAGATCAATATTGGTTTCAGTGTTGTTGAATATGTTCACCAATGACATagacagtgggattgagtgccTCCTTAAGAAGTTTGTGCATGACACCAAACTGAGGGTTGCACTGCTATGGGAGGAAAGTGTTTCAATCGAGAGAGATCTTGGCAGACTTGAGGAATGGTCCCATGTGGGATGCAGGAACTTCAACAAGGCCAAGACTGGAAGATAAATAGTTTAGAGCAGTCCTGTAGAGAAGGAATCAGAGATAATggaggctgaaaattttgacatgagccagcaatgtgctcTTGCAACCCAGTAACTCAGTCATGTCCTGTGATGCACAAACACAGACATGGCCAGAAGGtcaagggagggaggggatcctCTGTTTCTGGTCTGCTCTCATTAGACCCTACCTGGCCATCTGCAACCAATCTGGAGTCCTCAGTTCAATATAGACACAGACCTGTTAGAGCAGCTCCAGAGAAGGGCTGCAAACGTAATCACATGGATGCATCACCTCTCTTATCGAGAAAGGGTGAGGAGATGAGGTTTTTCAGGTAGGAGATCAGTCTCTGGAAAGATCATATTGCAGGCTTTCAATATGTAAATGGGTCACATGAGAAAGTTGGAGAGAGGTGTTTTTCCAAGGCCTGCAGTGATtgaaaaaggataaaaagtCCCATATAGAAATAGAGTAGGTGTAGATGggacaagaggaagaaatttgTGATGATGAGTGTGGTGGGATACGGGAAAATGGGGTGACCCATCATGGGAAGTGTCCAGGGTGAGTTTTCTTGGAACTCAGAGTATCTGATGCAACGTCAGAATAATGTTAGGAGGGATTTTGCTGGTGTCTGATGGGAAACTGGTGCCTGTGTCTTGTCAGTAACATTCACTCATGAGTACTTGTGTCACACTGTTGAGTGTagcaaggaaaaatgaaaaggtgCGTAAAGTGAGGATGTGTTAGTCAGTGTACTGTGTGGGGTAATTCTCTCCTGCCCCAAATAGACAGAAAATTTCAGAAACCAGGGGGTCACTCAAAGCACAGCTGATCTCACCGAGAGCCAGCCTGTGGTGACAAATGATGCAAAACACCTCCAAAAACTCCCTGTCAGAAACACCCTGGGACAACATCTCTGCCTCAGGAAAGTGTTTGCAGGGGAAAGGATGACACAGGGGCGTGGACTGGGATGCAGCAGAATTTAATGAGGCAAAAGAGGGATAAGGGTGGATCCAAGTGGagaccctggggcagggcagcagctttAGCAGGGGAAGCACCTCCTGCCACAGAGGCCACTGCCGAGGCCAGAGAGGTCAAAGCCCCCAGAGTTGATGGGCACTCCCTgagagctgaggatgctgccaacGGCAGCGGAGGTGGAGGATCCCACGGCGGTGttctgagggaaggagctgaggatggggccgggcagggtcaCCACCACAGGTGAAGGCTGGATAAAGACAGTGgagtcctggcactgcctgacacagggctcattgcagctgttggccagTGGGGTCGGgccgcagggctggcagggcaggcacgGGGTGTAGCACGACATGTCCTGGGCTGGAGATGcacctggcacagagggcagggaaaatcAAGGCATGAGGCGTGTTTGAATGGCACCTCAACATGAGGGTGCATTGTCAAGCCAAAATGTAAATGAGAACTGAAGGTTTTGGACTGATGCCCCTGGGCTTCTCCTACTGTTTAGCCAAGAAGTTCTCTGCCAAGAGCAACCAACCCCAGGGAAATCCCACCTATCCCATCACCCAGTTCAGTCAAGCCCCAACCTCTCCCTATGCATATTGTCtgcccccttccctctcccatcaTAAGCAGCCCTACAGGTTAACATAGAACAAAGGGACAGGTATGTGACAAAAACATGAcgaggaagaagaggagcagggaaaagagaaaagtctTCAACCTCACCTTCTTTCCAATGAGATTTAGGCAAGTGGACTGGATGTGAGAGTGAGGAGAAGAGCCTGCTTTTATACTTCTCCTGCACCACCCCAGAGCCACAGTCACTTCACAAGAGTAGTAATTTTCCAACAGACTCATCTCCAAAGAAAAATACGTTCCCTAATGGCACAGAttgtgcttttgtttctgtcaaGGCTGCCATTCCATTTCCTCATTTCTGACATTCCTTCTCTGAGTTGCAGAATCCTTTCATGTGCCACAATGAGAAGTCAAAGGATATCCCAGGCAGAGTCCTGTTAGTGGGAGCAGAAGTGCTGGAGGGTCCTATGCAGGCAGGAGATGTTGGCTTGGGGCAGCAAAGTGCCGCTGTTTGCATCTGCCTTTGTAGGAAGTGCCCCAGCTGTTCCCCACACAACATGTGCCACCAGAGTCTCCAAAAGCTCCTCTTCTTTAGGATCGTGTCACtcacttctctctcttccctctgtctCATCTCTGTCCAAGGGTCATGAGCTGTGGCatctccaggctgtgccagtggtTTCAAGTCTCTTCCTCTTAGTGCCCTTTGCTCTTGGAAGGATGTTTGCCAGGCTGGCTGAGTATCCAAGGCATCCaacagcatcctgggctgcctcAGGAAGGAGTTTACCATCAGACTGTGAAATGGCATCCCTTGTGTCTGCTCCACAGTGTTCAGAAAACAGCTGCCATCAAGAGCAGCTGCCCAGTAAGGGAGAGGCACAGACATACTGGTACCAGCAAAGAGCCTCAGAGCCCAGGAGCTGACTGGAGCCCCTGGGAcaggaggggctgcccagggtggggttGTTCCCCCTGGAGGAGAGAGTGCATCCAGGCACGCTTCCCAGGAATGGGTAaaagtgctgctgtgtgggAGTCCAAAACATAAAGCCTGACTCTCTTTAGTCCCATCCAGTGAAGGcacaagaggcaacaggcacaTCTGGAAATAAGGGAAATTCCAGGGAAACATAAGAAAAGATATCATTGTGTGAGAGTGGTAAAGAACTTGTCTAGGTTTGACATGGACAGATTATGGATTCTTCATGCTTGAAGGGATTCAGAGCTTGACAGGACTTAGCCCTGAGCATCCTCCAAAGGCTGATCATGAGTGGAGGGGTTGCAGGACATGATCTTACAACCTCAAGGATGCTGTCATTCTGTCATGGGAAAAGCTGAGTGCTGCACAGCTGCATTTAAAATAGAACACCTGGATGGAAACCTTGGAATTCAAGGAAGGGAACCCTTGATTCTCACACCTCAAAGACACTGGAGTCAAACCAAACAGCAGATCAGCTTTGCCAATGCAGGGTTATTGTAGAGGGGCGGTTGGAACAGCAAGGACATGTGAATATGAAGGAGATAACATTATCTAAGTTACCAAAGTACAGAACTCAGCTAGTGTAACTGTGGCCAGAACATTGCAACATGTACGTGCTGCttgaagagagaaacagaataGGAAACAGGATCTAGCAATTTAGTACAAGGGTGTAGAAGCAGCCAAATAACTACAAGGAATGTATGAAGGATGAAGTTAATGTTTTAAGCAGTGAACCAATCATGAGCTCAACTTTTGCAATATGTATTAGCTCATTATAGAAATGCTTAAAAGCAAAGTGCTTGATGCCAATAAATGAAGCTTGTTGATTCTCATATTGAGTGTCACATTCTTCCCGCATCGTGACAGGTTATGAAGGCAGACCACCAACATCTAAATGCAGCATCCTGGAGGGAGGGGTGACCTTCAAGGGGGGTATTTGGAAATCATTCATAAGACATGCTGGGGTGCTGTTACAAAAAGCAAAGCTCAGTCTGCCTTGAGTCTTGATAGACACATCCAGAGGAACAGACAACAAACATCAAGAGCAACATCCGCTCCTGCAAGAGCAGTTTAAAGACTGATGCACAGGCCTCATCTACCTGGGCTGAGACTTGTCTCAGATTGTGATGAGGAGCTCTCCTGAATGTTTCAAGTAGTGAAAGAAAGGGTTAAATAAAACATCTCTGCACCACCTGGGACACATCCCTGGGTCTCACATGACATGATTTCTCCTGGAATTCAtcattccttcttttccctgagctAAAGGCTGGATCAACCTGGAGCATAAACCGCCACCATTGGGGAAGCAGAAACTTGCCCAAGGCACAAGTGAATGAGGCCTGGCAGGACCCTGCAGTGCCACGTGcctggggatgctcagggaggCGATGTGCTCACAAAGGCCCTGAGTACAAACCCAACTCTCAGACTACACCACGAGTAAAGCACTTCCCTGACCTGCAGACATGGAGGCAGCTGGGATGCGTCCAAGGAGGGCAAAGGAATACCTTTAGTAAGCAAATTTCCAGGGATAGACTCTCCCTACCTGTGGTGAGTCACACTCTAATTTTGGGTTGACAGTGTATCACCCTTTCAGTGTGCGATGTACAGGCTTGTGTCCCACATGGGGTCAAATTCCCCTCCAGCAAGGGCAGCTCCATTCATGCCTCAGGAAAACTGCCTTCATTTACTGGGCTGTTCCTTGTTCAAGCTCCAGGCAGCTCAAATAGAGATTGTCCTCAGCACGAGCTTGTTGCCATCACTCCCACAGCTCAGGGGCTTTCAGGACAGTCAGCTTGTTTTGGAAAAGCAGCCACTCCTCCTATGGGGCCAAAGGGTGGGGTCAAAATGATCTGAGGGAAATGGGGAGAACAAAGAGCTTTACTGAGCCCAAACACACCCCTATGACAGTGAGAAGGGACTCAACACTATAGGGCATGTTGAAGAATCATGGGGTTCAGGACAGCAAAGTTACCCTTACCCTCATCACTGATGGCACTTATTGGGAACCTCACAAGGCTACCAGGAGAGGAGACAACCTTCCCAAACAAACTGCCCCAGGCAGAAGAGGACTGAATTGGTGGGAAAGTATGTTCAGCTGCTTGCAAAGAAGGTAGAAAACAACCACACTACATTTCCTCAGATCAGTGTCCACTGTATCCACAGACCCCTCCAGCACATGGAATACATCTTCTTCCTGTACTGATGTGTCAGTGCCCAGAAAATCCTTGGGCCTTTCATCTCATTACTTGAAAGGTTCCATGGAAGCTTAATGGTCATGTCAGAAATGAGGAAATGAAATGGCAGCGTTGATGAAAATCAAAACACACCCTATGGCATTAGGTTggatattttgttttgaaggtGAGTCTGATGGAAAATTACTGTCCTATGCAGTGACTGTGGGCCTGGGGCAGTACAGAAGCAGTATAAAAGTGGGTTCTTCTCCTCAGTCTCTCATCCACTCCCCTCTTCTCCATCTCATTGGGAAGACCGTGAGGTTCAAACACTTTTttgcttctcctccttctcctgcttttcttcaACCTGTTGTGGATCAGGACCTTTCAATTCAGCATATTTTGTgcctctgtgattctgtgctacCTCTCTCTTTGTCATTTCCGGGGTCCTGAGAAAGTTTGCCATGGGACAGTGGCCTCTGTGGCAGGAGGTGCTTCCCCTGCTAAAGCTGCTTCCTGCACTTGAGTCTGCACTTGGATCcacctcttttccttcctttgcctCATTAAATTCTGCTGCATCCCAGTCCACGCCTCTGTGTCATCCTTTCTCCTGCAGACACTCTCGCAAGGCACAGACGTTGTCCCTGGGTGTTTCTGACAGGGAGTTCTTGGGGATGGCTTTACATCATTTGTCAACACAGGCTGGCCCTGAGAGAGCTCAGACGTATATTGAGTGATCCTCTGgttttgaaatttttctgtgtattttggcCAGGAGAGAACTCCTCTTCACTTTTCAATGATAACCAGTCCCTTTCTTTGAAcgtcttttcctttttctcactgAGCTCAACTCTGTGCCACATTCAGAGCACTGAATGTGTAACTGAGCACAGGTAGGTATCAAATCCCATAAGACTCCAGGAAAACCCTTCCTAACCACAGCATTATCAAGGGGAGGGACACAGTGCAGTGTTTGCTTTCTCACACACCAGTGTGGTCCTcaagtcatagaatggttttgcTTGGAAGAGACTGATAAAGGTCATCTTGTCCAACCCTCTTGCCATGGGCACAGATATCTGTCACTATATCACATTACTCAAACCTGACCTTGAGACACTTACCAAGATGAGACACTCCATCATTCTGCAGGCATCCTTTTCCAGGGTCTCACCACACTCATCATCATCcatttcttccttatgtccaTCCACATCTACCCCATTTCAGTGCAAAACTGCTGCTCCTTGTTGAGTCACTACAGACCTGGAGAAAACACCTCTGTCCAGCTTCCTTGTGCATCCCCTTTAGATACTGAAAGGCTGAATAAgatctccccagagctgctcttctTCTGCCTGTAAAACCTCAACCCACTCAGCCTTTCTCTATGGGAGGGGTGGGGTATCCAGGTGATCATGTTTACAGCCCTTCTCTGTCTGCAGCTGCTCACACAGGTTCATGTCTATTATGAACTGCAGACCCCAGAGTGGTTGCAGAGATCCAGGTGGGGTTTGACAAGAGCAGATGAGATGCCGAAAATCCCCTCCCTTAACCTGCTGGCCAAGGTTGTGTTTGTGCAGCCCTGGACATGACTGAATTTCTGGGCTGTAATTGTACAGTGCTGGCTcatgtgcaattttccaatctCCAGTATCCCCAGTTCTTTATTAAAGCCCTGCTCAGAATAACTTGTTCTTCCAGGCTGTTCTGAGCATGTGGATTTCCTCAATGCAACTTTCCTGGGAGAGTTCCTGGCAagagggaggcagagagaggcagagaggaggaacAGTGTCATCGGGTGTGGGCTGAGGGTCTCCAAGGGCTGCCCAGGAGCtctccagagaagggcagtgacagcagcacaggctgcagagaaGTTTGCACGTGATGAAGGGGAGACACTGCACTACcacaggacacagctgggcatGATGACATATGTCCACCCAGAGTGCAGATTTGAAGGTGGCTTTGTTGTAGCCAACCTTGTCACATCCTTCAGTCTGAAAATCAGGGCCCAGATGGGGTGCTTTTGTGGTAACATCCTGAAAACAGGTGCAACTACCAGAAGCACACAGCAACCCCTCTCTCCCTGTACAGGTCAGACAAGAATCTGCAGGCGAAAAGATGACACAGAGGCGTgggctgggatgcaggaggacTTTAATGAgtcaaaaaatgagaaagaagtcACTCTGAGTGGAGATCCCAGTGAAGAGAGCACCGATGCTCTATCCCTGGGCTTGTGCCACAGGTTGCCTTTTGGTTTCTGTCAACgctgccttttcatttcctcATTTCTGATGTGCTTGGTCTGTGGTGCAGCTCCTTTCATGTGCCATGATGAGAGGCCTAAGGATACCCTGGATCAGAACATGGTCCTGCAGGCAGAAGATGAGCCCCCACGTGCTGGAGGGtcctgtgcaggcagggcatgttggcacagggcactgaccTGCCACTGttggcagctgcctctgcagggagaggctcagccctgtcctgcactgcccagagcagcagagcaccCAAAGCTCCTCTTCTCACACAACATCCTGCAggctcctctctcctccctctcacCTCACTCCAGGGCTCACTggcccctgctgctcctggcaaaTGCTTTCCTCTCACTTCATGCCCTTTGTTCATGGAGAACATTTACCATCCTGTCTGAGTATTCCAATCTTGGGGTCAGGAAAGCCAAAGCCCACCTGGAGTTGAATCAGGAAAGCCTGTGGAGAGCAACAAGATCTTCCCCACAGGGCAGCAGTCAAAGGGAGGCTCGAGCCAAGGCTGACTGGGACAGCTTCCCCAGCTGCAGGGCTTGTAAGAAAGCTGTAGGTACTCAAAGGTTGCTGGGCCTTGATCTTTACTGCCATGATTTGTTGGCACAGGATCAGGCTCCTGATATTCCTCAGCAGGTCTGGAGCAGGGAAGACTTCCCAGAACAGAGGAGGATCAGCTGTGGGAACCTTTAAACACACAGGACTGACATGAGTGTGTGTGACCTGGTGACAGGCACTGGAGCATTGGTGTCAGGGAGAGGCCTCTCTGAGCTCCCCTTTGGACGTGCTGGCACTCAGAGAATGCAGCTGAGCACTGTGAGGAAGACAATGGGCATCCTGACTTCTAGAAGGGCACGACTGAAATGGGGCATGGCTGCAGGTCTCCAAGGGCTGGGATGAAGAGCACCAAGTCCAGCTGGAGGACACTCACTGGGTGCCAGCAGTGATTAACTCCTTTGTGAAAagtcctgctgggctgggggggaaAGATCCTGCCCCACCATGGGCTGGAGCTCACTGGCAAAGAGCTTTGCAGCAGATGATGTGGGTCCTGGAGGGCACCAGGACACAGCCTGAGCCCCTGTGGAAATGGCATCCAACAGCATCTTGGGCTGCATTAGGAAGGAGTTTACCACCGCTCTGTGGAATGGGATCCCTCGACTCTGCTCCACAGGGTTCAGAAAACAGCTGCCACCAAGAGCAGCTACCCACTAGGACAGAGGCACAGACATACTGGTACCAGTCCAGCAAAGGGCCTCAGATCTCAGGAAGTGACTGGAGCCCCTGGGATAGGAGAGCCTGCATGAGGTGGGGTTGTCCTTGGAGAGAGGAGTACACAGGCACACTTCCCAGGAATGAATAAAACAGGTGCTGGTAGGGATTCCAGAATACAGAGCCACAGTGGCACAAGAGGGCATGGGCATATCTGGAAATAGGGGAAATTCCAGGGAAATGCAAGAAAATACATTGTTAGTGTGAGAGTGATAAAGAAAACGTCTGGATTTAACATGGACAGATCATGGATTCTTCATCCTTGAAGGGATGCAGAGCTTGACAGAACTTAGCCCTGAGCATTCTCCAAAGGCTTATCATTGTTGGAACATATGGTCTCCAGAGGTTCTTTCCAGCATCAGGGATTCTGTCATTGTGAAGAAAAGGTAGCTCTGAGAAAGAAGAACATTTTGGGAACATTAGAATCAAGGGCAGCTCTCAGCAAACTCAGCTTTCAGACTACACCAAGGAACGATGcacttccctgccctgcagacaTGGAGGCAGCTGGGACGCGTCCCAGGAGGGCAAGGGAATGCCTTCAGAAGGCAAATTTCCAGGGACAGACTCTCCCAACCCATACTGAGTCACACTCTAATTTTGGGGTGCTCATGTGTCAGGCTTTTGGTGTGAACCCAAGCCAGGAGTGTGTGCTGTGTGCAGGCTTGGGTCTCAGTCAGGTCTGAATTCCCCTCCAGCAAGGGCAGCTCCACCCCTGCACGGGGAAAACTATCTCCAGCACTGGGCTGTAACCCAGTACACAGCTCCAGGCACCCCTACAGACATTGCCCTCAGCATGGCCTTATTGCAATTAAAGGGTGGAAATCAACCTCACCATCTTTTCCCAGTCTCATCCATGATCCATTTCTCCAGAGATCCCTCCAGCACATTGCCCTCTACTGATGTGTCCCTGCCTGGAGAATCCTTGGGCCTTTCATCTCAATAATTGAAAGGATCCTTGAAGGCCTAATGGTCACATtagaaatgagaaatgaaatGGCAGCGCTGATGGAAACAAAAGCACAACCTGTGGCGTTACATGGAATGTTTTGCATTGGAGATGAGTCTGTTGCAAATGTTACTGCCCTTGTGCAGGGACTGTGGGCCTGGGGCAGTGAAAGAGAAGTATAAAAGCAGGCCCTTCTCCTCACTCTCTCATccactcctctcttctccatCTCCTTGGGAACGAGGTGAGTCTGGTGACTTTTCtactcttcctcctcttccattTCCTCCTCATGTTCTCCAGCTCATACCTGCTGCCCCTTTGTCCTGTGCTGCTTCATGGGACTGCTCTCCATAGGAGGTGAAACAGGAGAGAGCGTCACATGGAGGAAGGTTGGGGCTTGGAAGAGAGGGATGGTCTAGGTGGGAACTCCCTGGGCTTGGTTGCTCTTGGCAGGGAACTTGTGGGCTAAATGCAAGGAAAAACCTGTGAGCATagctgcagcacctccagcttTCATCTCCATCATGGCTTGACATGGTTTACTTATGGTTGGGTGACAAGCCGCTCCTCACTCACTCCTGTGCtctgcttctccctgccctctgtgccaggtgCATCTCCAGCCCAGGACATGTCGTGCTACACCCcgtgcctgccctgccagccctgcggcCCGACCCCgctggccaacagctgcaatgagccctgtgtcaggcagtgccaggactcCACCGTGGCCATCCAGCCCTCCCCCGTGGTGGtgaccctgcccggccccatcctcagctccttccctcagaaCACCGCCGTGGGATCCTCCACCTCCGCTGCCgttggcagcatcctcagctgtgATGGAGTGCCCATCAACTCTGGGGGCTTTGGCCTCTCTGGCCTCGGCAGTGGCCTCTGTGGCAGGAGGTGCTTCCCCTGCTaaagctgctgccctgccctggggaaggaaCCAGGGACACACGGGGTGGAAGTGCCCTGGACatggagcagcagcttctgTTTCCCAAGGGACTGAGCAaccccagcagccctggcagaagGATGGGGccagcctgggctctgccaaagcacagcccagccctgcctctccCCTCTGCCACTCTCTCCTTTCCGTCCTGTGTCCTTGTTCCCTTGTGCTCCCCTGGGCTGTGAGCCCCTCACAGCCAGCCTAGGGGGGCCCTGCTGGCCCtgatccctccctgggacaggCAAATGAGCACCAGTGCAATGTCCACCACAGCTAAAGGGGCAGAGATTCCTTTTTGCCACTGGTTCTCCTTGCATTGGGACCTCCATGCAGAGCAACCTTGTTCCCTCAGCTCATTAAATTTCTTCTGCATCCCAGTGCACGTCTCTGTGTCATGTTTCCCCCTACTGGAGCTCTCCCAAGATGGCCAGGgcaaaagttgtttttcaagtGTGTTTTTGTGAGGATTTGCTTGGgatgaaaatgcagaaacaggTAACAGAATTGTATGGATACTCCAATTTTCACCACATAGTTTCTAGTGGTTCCTTGCAGTTGGAGCTGTAATGGtactgaaaacacagaatgatttctgtttttctggctAGCACTTGCTCAACATCAATTGTGTATCTCCAGTCTCCTCTCTAGAAGGCCAGTAGAGTGGGTTTGGGCAGGAGGCTGTCAGAGAACATAACCTGGACAGCTGACACTGACCAGAgagatattccataccatgaGACATCATGGTCAGCAATAAACGCTGAGAGAAAGGACGAGGTGGGAGGTGGTGAAGCTTTCATTAATAGATTGTCTACTGAAGAAACTACTAAATGTGACTCTGCTTCTAAGGAGTAGCCAGACATTTCCTCTTAATGGGAAGGTGATAATaaatctctttgttttgctgtgtt is part of the Pithys albifrons albifrons isolate INPA30051 chromosome 25, PitAlb_v1, whole genome shotgun sequence genome and encodes:
- the LOC139682778 gene encoding feather keratin Cos1-1/Cos1-3/Cos2-1-like, which codes for MSCYTPCLPCQPCGPTPLANSCNEPCVRQCQDSTVFIQPSPVVVTLPGPILSSFPQNTAVGSSTSAAVGSILSSQGVPINSGGFDLSGLGSGLCGRRCFPC
- the LOC139682896 gene encoding feather keratin Cos1-2-like translates to MSCYTPCLPCQPCGPTPLANSCNEPCVRQCQDSTVAIQPSPVVVTLPGPILSSFPQNTAVGSSTSAAVGSILSCDGVPINSGGFGLSGLGSGLCGRRCFPC